One region of Catenuloplanes indicus genomic DNA includes:
- a CDS encoding AAA family ATPase produces the protein MSGTLLFILGPPAAGKMTVGAEIAARTGLRLFHNHLAIEPVLRFFPFGSPPFGRLVGRFRRDLIEEVAASDLPGLIFTFVWAYDLPEDEQAVRDFAEPFLRRGGRVHYVELQASQEERLRRSAGESRLAEKPSRRDLETARRQLVELDAQYQLDSGGRFDGRADYLRLDNTHLEAADVATRVIAHFGLPLLNPPARFTA, from the coding sequence ATGAGCGGAACGCTGCTGTTCATTCTCGGCCCGCCCGCGGCCGGCAAGATGACCGTCGGCGCGGAGATCGCGGCCCGCACCGGTCTGCGGTTGTTTCACAACCACCTTGCGATCGAGCCGGTGCTGCGCTTCTTCCCGTTCGGCAGCCCGCCGTTCGGCCGGCTGGTCGGTCGCTTCCGCCGCGACCTGATCGAGGAGGTCGCCGCGAGTGACCTTCCGGGGCTCATCTTCACTTTCGTATGGGCATACGATCTGCCCGAGGACGAGCAGGCGGTGCGCGACTTCGCGGAGCCGTTCCTCCGGCGCGGCGGACGTGTGCACTACGTCGAGCTGCAAGCCAGCCAGGAGGAGCGGCTGCGCCGCAGTGCCGGCGAGTCCCGGCTGGCTGAGAAACCGTCCCGCCGCGACCTGGAGACGGCCCGACGCCAGCTGGTGGAGCTGGACGCGCAATACCAGCTGGACTCCGGCGGCCGCTTCGACGGCCGGGCCGACTACCTGCGCCTGGACAACACCCACCTGGAGGCGGCCGACGTCGCCACCCGGGTGATCGCCCACTTCGGCCTGCCGCTGCTGAATCCGCCCGCAAGGTTCACCGCTTGA
- a CDS encoding 1,4-dihydroxy-6-naphthoate synthase produces the protein MEPLSVAYSPCPNDTFVFHALAHGLVPGAPPLDVTFADVDVTNTAAEHGEFDLVKVSYAALPWLLDKYELLPCGGALGRGCGPLLLVNDDRQDLTGATVAVPGDRTTAYLLFRLWAGERQPARVEVVPFHEIMPGVAAGRWDAGLVIHEARFTYQDHGLRSLVDLGEWWESDTGLPIPLGAILARRGKVDPVAATGWIRESVRAAWADPAASRSYVMAHAQEMDPAVQEQHIALYVNEFTAELGDEGYRAVDALLGRAAKAGFAPEVPSLRP, from the coding sequence ATGGAACCGCTGTCTGTGGCGTATTCGCCGTGTCCGAACGATACGTTCGTCTTCCATGCGCTGGCGCATGGGCTGGTGCCGGGGGCGCCGCCGCTGGACGTGACGTTCGCGGACGTGGACGTGACCAACACGGCGGCGGAACATGGCGAGTTCGATCTGGTGAAGGTGTCCTACGCGGCGCTGCCGTGGCTGCTGGACAAATACGAGTTGCTGCCGTGCGGCGGTGCGCTGGGGCGGGGCTGCGGGCCGCTGCTGCTGGTGAACGACGACCGGCAGGACCTAACCGGTGCGACCGTGGCGGTGCCGGGCGACCGGACCACGGCCTACCTGCTGTTTCGGCTGTGGGCCGGTGAGCGGCAGCCGGCGCGCGTGGAGGTCGTGCCGTTCCACGAGATCATGCCTGGGGTGGCCGCGGGGCGCTGGGACGCGGGGCTGGTGATCCACGAGGCGCGGTTCACGTATCAGGACCACGGGCTGCGGTCACTGGTCGATCTCGGCGAGTGGTGGGAGTCGGACACCGGGCTGCCGATTCCGCTGGGTGCGATCCTGGCGCGGCGCGGGAAGGTCGACCCGGTGGCCGCGACCGGGTGGATCCGGGAGTCGGTGCGGGCCGCGTGGGCGGATCCGGCGGCGAGCCGGTCTTACGTAATGGCGCACGCGCAGGAGATGGACCCGGCGGTGCAGGAGCAACACATCGCGCTGTACGTCAACGAGTTCACCGCGGAGCTGGGCGACGAGGGCTACCGGGCGGTCGACGCGCTGCTCGGGCGGGCGGCGAAGGCCGGGTTCGCGCCGGAGGTGCCGTCGCTGCGGCCATGA
- a CDS encoding cold-shock protein, translated as MPTGRVKWYDAQKGYGFVTSDEGGDVFLPKGALPAGVTELKGGQKIEFGVVDSRKGAQAMGVKLLEAPPSVSELRRRPAEELHGLIEDMIKVLEAKIQPDLRRGRFPDKRSAQKVAQVVHAVARELEI; from the coding sequence GTGCCTACGGGTCGAGTGAAGTGGTACGACGCGCAGAAGGGCTACGGTTTCGTCACCAGTGATGAAGGCGGCGACGTATTCCTGCCCAAGGGCGCGCTCCCCGCGGGTGTCACCGAGCTCAAGGGCGGGCAGAAGATCGAGTTCGGCGTCGTCGACAGCCGCAAGGGCGCCCAGGCGATGGGCGTCAAGCTGCTGGAGGCCCCGCCCTCCGTCTCCGAGCTGCGCCGGCGTCCCGCCGAGGAGCTGCACGGCCTCATCGAAGACATGATCAAGGTGCTGGAGGCGAAGATCCAGCCCGACCTGCGCCGCGGCCGTTTCCCGGACAAGCGGAGCGCGCAGAAGGTCGCCCAAGTCGTGCACGCGGTCGCCCGCGAACTGGAGATCTAG
- a CDS encoding NCS2 family permease: MAGSPAEATTPRNAFDRFFEISARGSTLSREVRGGFATFFTMAYIVVLNPLILGAAVDGAGASLAIPAIAAATALVAGLMTILMGVVARFPLALAAGLGVNALVAYEIAPQMTWADAMGLVVIEGVIIALLVLTGFRQAVFHAVPTELKTAIGVGIGLFLALIGFVDAGFARGSAGSPPLLLGIGGQLVTWPVLVFVLGLLLTLVLMVRKVKGAILIGILASTVLALIVEAIAKVGPAGGPAGNPHGWSLNVPSLDKDWSVTPDLSLLGNFSLFGSWERAGVLVCVMFVFTLLLTDFFDTMGTMVAVGQEGGLLDAEGNPPRTREILLVDSIAAAAGGAASTSSNTSYIESAAGVGEGARTGVANLVTGALFLVAVLVSPLVQIVPFEAASAALVVVGFLMMTAVRTIDWSDWEIAIPAFLTIVLMPFTYSISNGIGAGVITYVLLKAVSGKARQVHPLLYGVAFFFVLYFLRGPIEAALL, from the coding sequence ATGGCCGGTTCACCGGCAGAGGCAACGACGCCCCGCAACGCCTTCGACCGATTCTTCGAGATCTCCGCGCGCGGCTCGACGCTGAGCCGCGAGGTGCGCGGTGGTTTCGCCACCTTCTTCACGATGGCCTACATCGTGGTGCTCAACCCGCTCATCCTCGGCGCCGCGGTGGACGGCGCCGGCGCGTCCCTGGCGATCCCGGCGATCGCGGCCGCGACTGCGCTGGTCGCCGGCCTGATGACGATCCTGATGGGTGTGGTGGCGCGCTTCCCCCTCGCGCTGGCCGCCGGTCTGGGCGTCAACGCGCTGGTCGCGTACGAGATCGCGCCGCAGATGACCTGGGCCGACGCGATGGGCCTGGTCGTCATCGAGGGCGTGATCATCGCGCTGCTGGTGCTGACCGGCTTCCGGCAGGCGGTGTTCCACGCCGTACCCACGGAGTTGAAGACCGCGATCGGCGTCGGCATCGGCCTGTTCCTGGCGCTGATCGGATTCGTCGACGCCGGCTTTGCCCGGGGCTCGGCCGGTTCGCCGCCGCTGCTGCTCGGCATCGGCGGACAGCTGGTCACCTGGCCGGTGCTGGTCTTCGTGCTCGGCCTGCTGCTCACGCTGGTCCTGATGGTGCGCAAGGTGAAGGGCGCCATCCTGATCGGCATCCTCGCCTCGACCGTGCTGGCGCTGATCGTGGAGGCGATCGCGAAGGTCGGCCCGGCGGGCGGCCCGGCCGGTAACCCGCACGGCTGGTCGCTGAACGTGCCGAGCCTGGACAAGGACTGGTCGGTCACGCCGGACCTGTCGCTGCTCGGCAACTTCAGCCTGTTCGGCTCGTGGGAACGGGCCGGCGTGCTGGTCTGCGTGATGTTCGTCTTCACGCTGCTGCTGACGGACTTCTTCGACACGATGGGCACGATGGTCGCGGTCGGTCAGGAGGGCGGTCTGCTCGATGCCGAGGGGAACCCGCCGCGTACCCGGGAGATCCTGCTCGTCGACTCGATCGCGGCGGCCGCCGGTGGTGCGGCGAGCACGTCCAGCAACACGTCCTACATCGAGAGCGCGGCCGGTGTCGGCGAGGGCGCCCGGACCGGCGTGGCGAACCTGGTCACCGGCGCGCTGTTCCTGGTCGCGGTGCTGGTGTCGCCGCTGGTGCAGATCGTGCCGTTCGAGGCGGCGTCCGCGGCGCTGGTCGTGGTCGGCTTCCTGATGATGACCGCGGTCCGGACGATCGACTGGAGTGACTGGGAGATCGCGATCCCGGCGTTCCTGACCATCGTGCTGATGCCGTTCACCTACTCGATCTCGAACGGCATCGGCGCCGGTGTGATCACGTACGTGCTGCTCAAGGCGGTTTCCGGCAAGGCCCGTCAGGTGCACCCGCTGCTGTACGGCGTGGCGTTCTTCTTCGTCCTCTATTTCCTGCGCGGTCCGATCGAGGCCGCGCTTCTGTAG
- a CDS encoding DUF3027 domain-containing protein, whose translation MGVKWESGRCVGKNGRVSRIAARPAKLDQVCADAVDIARDAITDVDASEVGEHLEVIAEGDRLVTHLFDCHLAGYRGWRWAVTVTRVSRSKHVTVCETVLLPGPDALLAPGWLPWNERLQPGDLGVGDLLPTAPDDERLAPGYLESDDPAVEEANWELGLSRPRVMSRFGRQDTAQRWYDGDAGPEAPISVAAPRAARCGSCGFYLPLAGALRQAFGVCGNLYAPDDGRAVSIDHGCGAHSETLQEPEAHVDELPTIYDDSEVEAVAVSRASGSVEGDEPAEPYGHG comes from the coding sequence ATCGGGGTCAAGTGGGAGAGCGGCCGATGCGTAGGGAAGAATGGACGGGTGAGCAGGATCGCCGCCCGGCCCGCAAAACTCGACCAGGTCTGCGCCGATGCCGTCGACATCGCGCGCGACGCCATCACGGATGTGGACGCGTCGGAGGTGGGCGAGCACCTAGAGGTGATCGCCGAGGGGGATCGCCTGGTCACGCACCTCTTCGACTGTCACCTCGCCGGCTACCGCGGCTGGCGGTGGGCGGTCACGGTGACGCGCGTCTCACGCAGCAAGCACGTGACGGTCTGCGAGACCGTGCTGCTGCCCGGGCCGGACGCGCTGCTGGCGCCCGGCTGGCTGCCGTGGAACGAGCGGTTGCAGCCAGGTGACCTCGGCGTGGGCGACCTGCTGCCGACCGCGCCGGACGACGAGCGGCTGGCCCCCGGCTACCTGGAGTCGGACGACCCGGCGGTCGAGGAGGCCAACTGGGAGCTGGGCCTGAGCCGGCCGCGGGTGATGTCCCGGTTCGGCCGGCAGGACACGGCCCAGCGGTGGTACGACGGCGACGCCGGCCCGGAGGCGCCGATCTCGGTCGCCGCGCCGCGCGCGGCCCGGTGCGGCTCGTGCGGCTTCTACCTGCCGCTGGCCGGTGCGCTGCGGCAGGCATTCGGCGTCTGCGGCAACCTCTACGCGCCGGACGACGGCCGCGCGGTCAGCATCGACCACGGCTGCGGCGCGCACTCCGAGACGCTGCAGGAGCCGGAGGCGCACGTCGACGAGCTACCGACGATCTACGACGACAGTGAGGTCGAGGCCGTGGCGGTCAGCCGCGCGTCCGGCTCGGTCGAGGGCGACGAGCCCGCCGAGCCGTACGGTCACGGCTGA
- a CDS encoding HAD family hydrolase, which translates to MISVGFDLDMTLIDSRPGIAANYRELTARTGVPVDADLAVSRLGPPLRTELAHWFPPEAVEDAVTLFRALYPDHAVAPSLPMPGALDALRAVHSRGGRVVVVTSKLGRLARLHAEHLGLPVDEIAGDLFAEGKATAILEHGVGLYVGDHTADMIAARTAGVPGVGVTTGPCSAAELSEAGATAVLTDLAEFPGWLDQYLGRGAG; encoded by the coding sequence GTGATATCGGTCGGCTTCGACCTGGACATGACGCTGATCGACTCCCGGCCCGGCATCGCCGCGAACTACCGGGAGCTGACCGCACGCACCGGTGTCCCGGTCGACGCCGACCTCGCGGTCAGCCGGCTCGGCCCACCGCTGCGCACCGAGCTGGCGCACTGGTTCCCGCCGGAGGCGGTGGAGGACGCGGTCACGCTGTTCCGCGCGCTCTACCCGGACCACGCGGTCGCGCCGAGCCTGCCGATGCCCGGCGCGCTTGACGCGCTGCGTGCGGTGCACTCCCGGGGCGGGCGTGTGGTGGTCGTCACGTCAAAGCTCGGCCGCCTGGCTCGGCTGCACGCCGAGCACCTCGGCCTGCCGGTCGACGAGATCGCCGGTGACCTGTTCGCCGAGGGCAAGGCGACCGCGATCCTGGAGCACGGCGTCGGCCTCTACGTCGGCGACCACACCGCCGACATGATCGCCGCGCGCACGGCCGGCGTCCCTGGCGTGGGCGTCACCACCGGCCCGTGCAGCGCCGCCGAGCTGTCCGAGGCCGGCGCGACCGCGGTGCTCACCGATCTCGCGGAGTTCCCCGGCTGGTTGGATCAGTACCTCGGCCGCGGAGCCGGCTGA
- a CDS encoding DUF2530 domain-containing protein, translating to MTPDDRPSDAPGPRPRPRPLDPPMVPFAVGGTIAWAVAGLVLFLFFRDWLESTGRTDWLWICLTGLLLGFPGTATMMRHDAHRRRRRAGSAQP from the coding sequence ATGACGCCGGATGATCGGCCCTCCGATGCGCCCGGGCCGCGTCCGCGCCCCAGGCCGCTCGACCCGCCGATGGTCCCGTTCGCGGTCGGCGGCACCATCGCCTGGGCCGTCGCCGGGCTGGTCCTGTTCCTCTTCTTCCGCGACTGGCTGGAGTCCACCGGCCGTACCGACTGGCTGTGGATCTGCCTGACCGGTTTGCTGCTCGGCTTCCCGGGCACCGCCACGATGATGCGTCACGACGCGCACCGGCGTCGGCGGCGTGCGGGCTCCGCTCAGCCGTGA
- the thpR gene encoding RNA 2',3'-cyclic phosphodiesterase, which produces MRLFAGIYPPEEACAHLAAYVRTLHVSTAAVNTRLAPRAQWHVTLVFLGEVPDDRLPDVDTALREATPPGGTPSARLRVAGGGRFGRGRFTILWAGLSGEVDRLTSLARDVRQSLKRARLPFDDKPFRPHLTLARPGDRIDRSLVAADHAALDAYRGPEWPAGTLRLMRSRLGPSPVYTEMGRYDI; this is translated from the coding sequence GTGCGCCTGTTCGCCGGCATCTACCCGCCCGAGGAGGCGTGCGCCCACCTGGCGGCGTACGTCCGGACGCTGCACGTGAGCACCGCGGCGGTGAACACCCGCCTCGCGCCGCGCGCCCAGTGGCACGTCACGCTCGTCTTCCTCGGCGAGGTCCCGGACGACCGGCTGCCCGACGTCGACACCGCTCTCCGGGAGGCGACACCGCCCGGCGGTACGCCGTCCGCCCGGCTCCGCGTCGCCGGCGGCGGGCGGTTCGGCCGCGGCCGCTTCACCATCCTCTGGGCCGGCCTGTCCGGCGAGGTGGACCGCCTGACGTCGCTGGCCCGCGACGTGCGGCAGTCGCTGAAACGAGCCCGACTGCCGTTCGACGACAAGCCGTTCCGGCCGCACCTCACACTGGCCCGCCCCGGCGACCGAATCGACCGGTCGCTGGTAGCGGCCGACCACGCGGCCCTGGACGCCTATCGGGGCCCGGAGTGGCCGGCCGGCACCCTGCGCCTGATGCGCAGCCGGCTCGGCCCGTCCCCGGTCTACACCGAGATGGGCCGCTACGACATCTAG
- a CDS encoding MarR family winged helix-turn-helix transcriptional regulator has translation MAERTTALQLALGLREAITRLNRRLRQARPVGDLTMAQLSALTSLELAGSLSPRELADVERVQPPTMTKIIAKLEERGMVLREPHPTDGRQVILRTTAQGRQEYEQVQRAHNEWLADHLADLSAEDLETLHRAAEIMRRVARAA, from the coding sequence ATGGCGGAGCGCACGACAGCGCTGCAGCTCGCCCTGGGGCTGCGCGAAGCGATCACCCGGCTCAACCGACGACTGCGCCAGGCGCGGCCGGTCGGCGACCTGACCATGGCGCAGCTGTCCGCGCTGACCAGCCTGGAACTGGCCGGTTCGCTCAGTCCGCGTGAACTGGCGGACGTCGAGCGCGTCCAGCCGCCGACGATGACCAAGATCATCGCGAAGCTGGAGGAGCGGGGCATGGTGCTCCGCGAGCCGCATCCGACCGACGGCCGGCAGGTCATCCTGCGCACCACCGCGCAGGGGCGGCAGGAGTACGAGCAGGTGCAGCGGGCACACAACGAGTGGCTCGCCGACCATCTCGCCGACCTGTCCGCGGAGGATCTGGAGACCCTCCACCGGGCCGCCGAGATCATGCGGAGGGTTGCCCGGGCCGCCTGA
- a CDS encoding MFS transporter: MRATLSTTFRSLTVRNYRLFATGQLVKLVGVWMMFTAQDWLVLDLSGNSGSALGIVTALQFLPVLLLTLYAGTLADRYDKRHILIAANVAYALLAIAFAVLVAAGAVELWHVFVFAGLLGVANAIETPVRQSFVSELVGMTLLPNALSLSAATFNVARVSGPALAGVAIATLGIGPVFLISTVLAIAPVFAYLRMHVPDLIRAAVSAASRKSSGVLDGLRYVRARGDLLLVIVVMSVVAMIGFNFPVTLAVLAKVSFNAGPASFGLLTTALALGALGGALAGSGRTARPSVYTVLLPGVAFAALEVLVGFAPAFWAAALLLVPTGFFMIFFAQAANQRVQLGTDAAYRGRVMALYVLVFLGTTPIGAPIAGWWAELFGPAVSIALSGGISLLAALAALVWQLRRSGERLRLTLRPLPRFSVVAPAEAKAPVS; this comes from the coding sequence GTGCGGGCCACGCTGAGCACCACGTTCCGATCCCTGACCGTACGCAACTACCGGCTGTTCGCCACCGGTCAGCTGGTGAAGCTGGTCGGCGTCTGGATGATGTTCACGGCCCAGGACTGGCTCGTCCTGGACCTGTCCGGCAACTCCGGATCCGCGCTCGGCATCGTCACCGCGCTGCAGTTCCTGCCGGTGCTGCTGCTCACGCTCTACGCCGGCACGCTCGCCGACCGGTACGACAAGCGCCACATCCTGATCGCCGCCAACGTGGCCTACGCGCTGCTCGCCATCGCGTTCGCGGTGCTGGTCGCGGCCGGTGCGGTCGAGTTGTGGCACGTCTTCGTCTTCGCCGGGCTGCTGGGCGTCGCGAACGCGATCGAGACGCCGGTGCGCCAGTCGTTCGTCTCCGAGCTGGTCGGCATGACGCTGCTGCCGAACGCGCTCTCGCTCTCCGCCGCCACGTTCAACGTGGCCCGGGTCAGCGGTCCCGCGCTGGCCGGCGTGGCGATCGCGACGCTCGGCATCGGCCCGGTCTTCCTGATCAGCACCGTGCTCGCGATCGCACCGGTCTTCGCGTACCTGCGCATGCACGTGCCGGACCTGATCCGCGCCGCGGTGTCCGCGGCCTCCCGGAAGAGCTCCGGCGTGCTGGACGGCCTGCGCTACGTCCGCGCCCGCGGCGACCTGCTGCTGGTGATCGTGGTGATGTCCGTGGTCGCCATGATCGGGTTCAACTTCCCGGTGACGCTGGCCGTGCTGGCCAAGGTCTCGTTCAACGCCGGCCCGGCCTCGTTCGGCCTGCTCACCACCGCGCTCGCGCTCGGCGCGCTGGGCGGCGCACTGGCCGGTAGCGGCCGTACCGCGCGGCCGTCGGTCTACACCGTGCTGCTGCCCGGCGTGGCGTTCGCGGCGCTGGAGGTGCTGGTCGGCTTCGCGCCCGCGTTCTGGGCCGCCGCGCTGCTGCTCGTGCCCACCGGGTTCTTCATGATCTTCTTCGCGCAGGCCGCGAACCAGCGCGTGCAGCTGGGCACGGACGCCGCCTACCGCGGCCGCGTGATGGCGCTGTACGTACTGGTCTTCCTCGGTACCACGCCGATCGGCGCGCCGATCGCGGGCTGGTGGGCGGAGCTGTTCGGCCCGGCGGTGAGCATCGCGCTGAGCGGTGGCATCTCGCTGCTGGCGGCGCTGGCCGCGCTGGTCTGGCAGTTGCGCCGGTCCGGCGAGCGGCTGCGGCTCACGCTCCGCCCGCTGCCGCGGTTCTCGGTGGTCGCGCCGGCCGAGGCCAAGGCGCCAGTTTCATGA
- a CDS encoding futalosine hydrolase, which produces MLVVTAVEPEAAAVRAGLPAGGAAVVEVATVGVGSAEAAAATARLLALAEAAGRPYAAVISAGIGGGLPGRAVIGDTVIATRSVAADLGADSPDGYLPIERLGFGTSVAYADAALVALLREALPAALAGDVLTVNTVTGTAVRAGELAGRHPSASAEAMEGFGVAVAARAAGIPFAELRTISNPVGPRDRAAWNLPAAFTALTIAFTALTAAHAAAFAPTTPPDRPSS; this is translated from the coding sequence ATGCTGGTGGTGACCGCCGTCGAGCCGGAAGCCGCGGCGGTACGGGCCGGGCTCCCCGCCGGCGGTGCGGCGGTGGTCGAGGTGGCCACGGTGGGTGTCGGCTCGGCCGAGGCGGCGGCCGCGACCGCGCGGTTGCTGGCGCTCGCGGAGGCCGCGGGCCGCCCCTACGCCGCGGTGATCTCCGCGGGTATCGGCGGCGGGCTACCCGGGCGAGCCGTCATCGGTGACACCGTGATCGCGACCCGGAGCGTCGCCGCGGACCTGGGCGCCGACTCGCCCGACGGCTACCTGCCGATCGAACGGCTCGGCTTCGGCACCAGCGTCGCGTACGCGGACGCCGCCCTGGTCGCGCTGCTCCGCGAAGCGTTACCGGCCGCCCTCGCCGGCGACGTGCTCACCGTCAACACGGTGACCGGCACCGCAGTCCGCGCCGGGGAGCTGGCCGGGCGGCATCCGTCCGCGTCGGCCGAGGCGATGGAGGGATTCGGCGTCGCCGTGGCCGCCCGCGCGGCCGGCATCCCCTTCGCCGAGCTGCGCACCATCTCGAACCCGGTCGGCCCGCGCGATCGTGCGGCCTGGAACCTCCCCGCCGCCTTCACCGCCCTGACCATCGCCTTCACCGCCCTGACCGCGGCGCACGCCGCCGCTTTCGCACCGACGACTCCGCCGGACCGACCATCGTCGTGA
- the sepH gene encoding septation protein SepH translates to MRPVRFVALSEDGQALVLADEVGRLLALPIDERIAGALHTEPGGGGVALAVAGTATEIKATLAPRDIQARIRAGESADDVARVAGVPVDRVLRYAGPVLQERAMLAQHARRTRLKTSERGAPLAEVVDGRLAQHGIDTEKISWDAYRREDGTWRIIATWPSGKATAQASWDLDKSRQVVSPHDDMAQYLCAERPTPILGQEPAPERSGHGLPTPARTEPGRGGHGLPGAAPEKPRSGRDLGRDPIRAGRDALLASLDRPLGQSSGRSLDPAALTESVRPRSAPTVGGAASLLGGGAGSAFDDDADLPKEVPAVPSLAVLRPRRTTANQGPGESTDASGKPRKRLPSWDDVLFGGGPAARETS, encoded by the coding sequence ATGCGGCCGGTTCGCTTCGTCGCCCTTTCCGAAGACGGCCAGGCCCTGGTGCTCGCCGACGAGGTCGGGCGGCTCCTGGCACTCCCCATCGACGAGCGCATCGCCGGTGCGCTGCACACCGAGCCCGGTGGTGGCGGCGTCGCCCTCGCCGTGGCCGGCACCGCCACCGAGATCAAGGCCACGCTGGCCCCGCGGGACATTCAGGCCCGCATCCGGGCCGGCGAGTCCGCCGACGACGTGGCGCGGGTCGCCGGCGTCCCGGTCGACCGCGTGCTCCGCTACGCGGGCCCGGTGCTCCAGGAGCGGGCCATGCTCGCCCAGCACGCCCGGCGCACCCGACTGAAGACGTCCGAGCGCGGCGCGCCGCTGGCCGAGGTGGTCGACGGCCGGCTGGCCCAGCACGGCATCGACACCGAGAAGATCTCGTGGGATGCGTACCGCCGCGAGGACGGCACCTGGCGGATCATCGCCACCTGGCCGTCCGGCAAGGCCACCGCGCAGGCCTCGTGGGACCTCGACAAGTCCCGTCAGGTGGTCTCGCCGCACGACGACATGGCGCAGTACCTGTGCGCCGAGCGGCCCACGCCGATCCTCGGCCAGGAGCCCGCGCCGGAGCGCAGCGGCCACGGCCTGCCGACGCCTGCCCGCACCGAGCCCGGTCGCGGCGGCCACGGCCTGCCCGGCGCCGCGCCGGAGAAGCCGCGGTCCGGCCGTGACCTCGGCCGCGACCCGATCCGCGCGGGCCGGGACGCGCTGCTCGCCTCGCTCGACCGCCCGCTCGGCCAGAGCTCCGGGCGCTCGCTCGACCCGGCCGCGCTGACCGAGTCGGTCCGGCCGCGGTCCGCGCCCACCGTGGGCGGCGCGGCCTCGCTGCTCGGCGGCGGCGCCGGCTCCGCCTTCGACGACGACGCCGACCTTCCCAAGGAGGTCCCGGCGGTCCCGTCGCTGGCCGTGCTCCGCCCCCGCCGCACCACGGCGAACCAGGGCCCGGGCGAGTCCACCGACGCCTCCGGCAAGCCGCGCAAGCGCTTGCCCAGCTGGGACGACGTCCTCTTCGGCGGCGGGCCGGCGGCCCGCGAGACCAGCTGA